The following is a genomic window from Methanoplanus sp. FWC-SCC4.
AGACACAACACAGGATGAACTCACATCACTTGCAAGTGTTATTGCAACACAGATCGACGGCGACCTGTTATCCACACTAAAAGAGGGAGATGAAAACAGCCCTGAATTTATAAAATTACGAGATCAGCTCTACAAAATTCAGGAATCAAGTGATGAAATACTCTACGTCTATACTATGAGAAAAATAGGTGACAAAGTCGCCTATGTTGTGGATGCTGAATACGGAATTTTCGATGATGACACTTCCGGCATCAATGAGATTTACGAAACACCCTCAAAAGAGATGTTCATCGGGTTTGACAAACCAGTCTCTGAAAAAGAATTCACATATGATGAATGGGGAGTTGTAATTTCAGGATATGCACCTGTTCTCAATTCTAAAGGTGAAACAGTTGGTATTGTCGGAATAGATATGGACAGTCAGAAAGTTATTGACAGACAGAACTTTATCGGAAACATCATCTACATAATTATATTAATTTCAGTCCTTATCGCAGGCGGATTTATTGCGATGTTTGCAAGATCCATGATAAGAGATATTCACACACTAAACGCTACAGCCAATAAAATCAGCATGGGTGATACAGGCGTAAATATTGATATAAAAAGAAATGATGAGATTGGGCTTCTTGCAGAATCTTTCGGCAGAATGGTTGCCAGCCTTAAGATAATGATGATGGACCCGG
Proteins encoded in this region:
- a CDS encoding HAMP domain-containing protein — protein: MVKWYNSIMTKLTVSFLILIVVISGMSFFYTYGETKTALKDTTQDELTSLASVIATQIDGDLLSTLKEGDENSPEFIKLRDQLYKIQESSDEILYVYTMRKIGDKVAYVVDAEYGIFDDDTSGINEIYETPSKEMFIGFDKPVSEKEFTYDEWGVVISGYAPVLNSKGETVGIVGIDMDSQKVIDRQNFIGNIIYIIILISVLIAGGFIAMFARSMIRDIHTLNATANKISMGDTGVNIDIKRNDEIGLLAESFGRMVASLKIMMMDPEDEDKQ